The Spirosoma sp. SC4-14 DNA window CCACCTAAATCTTTACCGTAATAGTGTGCAATTTTTTCGGCTAGATAAGTCGATTGAGTTCCTGAAAAAATCTTAACCGGATTGAAGGAAGCCATCAGTACCTGACAAATTTCCCGCAAAGGTACGAAAAATTTAAGCAGTTTACCGATGATACTCTATAAGTTTATTTGAATAAAGATACTATGAGTTTGGTAATCAGTCTGTTCGGGCTGTAAATGAGCCTGGGGCACTACGATACACTGTTTTGCGTGAATACGTTGCCAAAAGCAGTGTATTGTAGCCCTTATGCCTTTGCCTGATGGTTATACCGATGTTGTAGCGACCGCAGAATAATAACGCAGAGTGTTGCTGCCAGGACACCAATACCGGCACCTGCCAGTACATCCAACGGATAATGAGCCGCTACGTAGATGCGACTGTAGGAAACGAAGGCCGCCCACAAGAATACCCATTTCGTCCAGGAATGTTGTTTACCAGTCATCAGCCATAAGCCCGTTGCCAGGGCAAATGTGTTGGCTGCATGAGATGAGGCAAAGCCATATTGCCCACCGCATTCCATTACTGGATGAATCATTCGCTGAAGAGCCGGAACATGGCAGGGCCTGAGTCGCAGCGTGAGCGGCTTAAGCAGTGCCGATGCCGTTTGGTCGCTGATAGCAACGGCCGCAACTAGTGTCAACACCATCCAGATTGCCTGCTTTCGATACTGGTAGGCTAACCAGATGATTAGGGCTGCATAAAACGGAAACCAGCTATTACGCTCCGTGGCAAAGATCATAATCGGATCGAGCCAGGAAGCATACAGGCCATTTAGCCAGAGAAAGAGATCCGTATCAAGTTGATTGATCGCGTCGCGCAAAGTGGGAAATTCGGTTTACAGTATTCGGTTTACGGTTGCTCTGCCTATTAGTTTGCTTTTGATGCGGAGCAACCGTAAACGTTTTTACAACACAAGAAACTGGCTGAGGTAATTACGGGCGGTCAGAATAGCCGTTTTAACATCGTCGGCGCTGCCTTCATAGGCTTTATCCTCTACTTCAATGCATATAGGGCCACGGTAGCGCACATCGGTCAGGGCCGCAAAAAAATCCCGCCAGCGAACGTCGCCCAGGCCTGGCAGTTTGGGCGAATGATACTCCAGCGGGTTGGCCATAATACCTACCCGGTTTAGTTTATCGCGATAGAGTTTTACGTCTTTGAGGTGAATGTGGTGCAGACGGTCGCGGTAATCGTAAATTGGTTTTACTTCGTCCATCATCTGCCAGATGAGGTGGCTGGGGTCGTAGTTTAACCCAAGCGCCCGCGACGGAATAATCTCAAACATTCGGTCCCAGATGGCAGGTGTTGTCGCCAGATTTTTGCCGCCGGGCCATTCGTCGTCCGTAAACCACATGGGGCAGTTTTCGATACCGATTTTGATATTGTTCTCTTCAGCCTCTTTTACGATGGCTGGCCAGTGTTCGGCATAGAGTTTCAGGTTTTCGGAAATGCTCAGCGATGGGTTCCGCCCTATAAATGTATTGACGACAGGAATACCCAACTTAGCGGCTGCCCGTATAATTTTTTTGATATGTTCCCGATAGAATGCCGCCTGCTCGGGGTTGGGGTCCAGCGGATTAGGATAGTAGCCCAGCCCCGAAATCGACACGCCATATTGTTGGCTAAGCGCATGAACCTGCTCGGTGTTCAGGTTGTCGACATCGATGTGTGTTACACCGGCATACCGGCGGGCATCGGCATTGCCACTGGGCCAGCACATTATTTCTACACACTTAAAGTTGTGTTCGGAGGCAAATTTAAGAACCCCATTCAAATCATAATCGGCCAGAATTGCCGATACAAAGCCAAGGTTGAGCATAAGAAAACAGAACGTAAAGAAATAAGACGCTAAGATAGGCGATTGTTCGGAGACTCGTTGCGCTATCGGCAGTAGGGTAGTTCTTTACGTTCTGTCTAATCATTGCCAAAAAGGTTAGGGTGTCACCAGGCCCATTCGTACGGCCCAGAGCGCTAGCCCTACCCGGCTTTTTAGTTGTAATCGCTCAAAGAGCGCTTCGCGATAGCCATCTACCGTGCGCGGACTTACGTGCATACGGTCGGCAATTTGAACGTATGTAAGTTCTGTACAGGCCAGTTGAATAAAATGAAGTTCGCGGTTGCTTAACTTAAAAAGAGGAGCAACCAGCGGGGGTTGAAAAGGGAGGATGGTATTCATAAAAGGGGTGGTTTACAGGTTAGCGAGAAATCTGGCTAACTATCTGTAAATAAACGGCTATTACCCCTATTTCAAAATGAAGTGAGCTAACGGTAACACATTGTAAAATGATCACTTTTAAGGAGTTATAGATGCCTGATGCATACCATTTGTTAAATGGGTAGTCAGGTCTGATGCCGCTGTCTGAGCGAATAGGCAGTAGACTGGAAAACGACCGGACTGGCTTCCGGAATTAAGGGGACGATTACATCGAAGGAATGGTCACGCTCGGCAATGTCGATGGTTGGTTGGTTCAGTAACTGGTATTTTCGGTTGATGTTCTGAAGCCCTTTTTTTGTTGACAGGAGCCGGTTGACC harbors:
- a CDS encoding phosphatase PAP2 family protein; the protein is MRDAINQLDTDLFLWLNGLYASWLDPIMIFATERNSWFPFYAALIIWLAYQYRKQAIWMVLTLVAAVAISDQTASALLKPLTLRLRPCHVPALQRMIHPVMECGGQYGFASSHAANTFALATGLWLMTGKQHSWTKWVFLWAAFVSYSRIYVAAHYPLDVLAGAGIGVLAATLCVIILRSLQHRYNHQAKA
- a CDS encoding sugar phosphate isomerase/epimerase family protein, giving the protein MLNLGFVSAILADYDLNGVLKFASEHNFKCVEIMCWPSGNADARRYAGVTHIDVDNLNTEQVHALSQQYGVSISGLGYYPNPLDPNPEQAAFYREHIKKIIRAAAKLGIPVVNTFIGRNPSLSISENLKLYAEHWPAIVKEAEENNIKIGIENCPMWFTDDEWPGGKNLATTPAIWDRMFEIIPSRALGLNYDPSHLIWQMMDEVKPIYDYRDRLHHIHLKDVKLYRDKLNRVGIMANPLEYHSPKLPGLGDVRWRDFFAALTDVRYRGPICIEVEDKAYEGSADDVKTAILTARNYLSQFLVL
- a CDS encoding LuxR C-terminal-related transcriptional regulator; its protein translation is MNTILPFQPPLVAPLFKLSNRELHFIQLACTELTYVQIADRMHVSPRTVDGYREALFERLQLKSRVGLALWAVRMGLVTP